The proteins below come from a single Saccharopolyspora sp. SCSIO 74807 genomic window:
- the topA gene encoding type I DNA topoisomerase, with translation MAGSTRAKQDGNGRASGSANGAGAGGRRLVIVESPAKAKKIASFLGSEFLVESSRGHIRDLPRGAADVPAKYKGQSWARLGVDVENNFEPLYLVTADKKSTVSELKDALKEVDELYLATDGDREGEAIAWHLMETLKPKVPVRRMVFHEITESAIQAAAANPRDLDQDLVDAQETRRILDRLYGYEVSPVLWKKVMPKLSAGRVQSVATRIVVQRERERIKFVPASYWDISATMDAGAQADPRRFGARLVSVDGAKIATGRDFGPDGRLRNADVRPLDEQEARRLAGALADAQLSVSSVEEKPYTRRPYAPFMTSTLQQEASRKLRFSADRTMRTAQRLYENGYITYMRTDSTTLSETALSAARNQARDLYGDDHLSPQPRQYNRKVKNAQEAHEAIRPAGDTFRTPGQVANELDADGFKLYELIWQRTIASQMADAKGTTLSVRITGTAAGGEECTFAASGRTITFPGFLKAYVESVDSEAGGVADDAESRLPRLAQDQPITAAELEPDGHSTNPPARYTEASLVKALEELGIGRPSTYASIISTVQERGYVWKKGSALVPSWVAFAVVGLMEQHFGRLVDYDFTAALEDELDRIAEGRQQRTKWLSGFYFGGEVGPDDSIGRAGGLKKLVGSSVEQIDAREVNSIPMFTDDEDRTVYVRVGRYGPYLERPLGDDESQRANLPDDLPPDELTAQIAEKLFATPMEGRSLGTDPESGHEVLAKEGRFGPYVTEVLPEGDKSKPRTGSLLKSMSLDTVTLEDALRLLSLPRVVGTDPDSGEEITAQNGRYGPYLKRGTDSRSLETEEQIFTVTLDEAKKLYAQPKQRGRRAAAAPLRELGDEPDTGKPLVIKDGRFGPYVTDGETNASLRKGDDVESLSMDRATELIQERRAKAPPKKKSAQSKSSSSKSAPAKSASAKSTSAKSAASKSSASKSTASKSGSKSTSGKSTAKSGTSAKSGTSAKSGTSAKSGTSAKSTASKSSTAKTNGSKSTSSRSTGARSKSAKSDETASSQS, from the coding sequence GTGGCTGGGTCGACACGGGCGAAGCAGGACGGCAACGGCCGGGCTTCGGGGTCCGCGAACGGAGCGGGCGCCGGTGGTCGGCGGCTGGTGATCGTCGAGTCCCCCGCCAAGGCCAAGAAGATCGCCTCGTTCCTCGGTTCCGAGTTCCTGGTGGAGTCCTCCCGCGGGCACATCCGGGACCTGCCGCGCGGCGCCGCGGACGTCCCGGCGAAGTACAAGGGCCAGTCCTGGGCGCGGCTCGGCGTGGACGTGGAGAACAACTTCGAGCCGCTGTACCTGGTGACCGCGGACAAGAAGAGCACGGTCAGCGAGCTCAAGGACGCGCTGAAGGAAGTCGACGAGCTCTACCTCGCCACGGACGGCGACCGCGAGGGCGAAGCGATCGCCTGGCACCTGATGGAAACGCTCAAGCCGAAGGTGCCGGTGCGCCGGATGGTGTTCCACGAGATCACCGAGTCCGCCATCCAGGCCGCCGCGGCGAACCCGCGCGACCTGGACCAGGACTTGGTGGACGCGCAGGAGACGCGCCGCATCCTGGACCGGCTCTACGGCTACGAGGTCAGCCCGGTGCTGTGGAAGAAGGTCATGCCGAAGCTCTCGGCGGGCCGGGTGCAGTCCGTGGCGACCCGGATCGTGGTGCAGCGCGAGCGGGAGCGCATCAAGTTCGTGCCCGCTTCCTACTGGGACATCTCGGCCACCATGGATGCCGGTGCGCAGGCCGATCCGCGCCGCTTCGGCGCCCGCCTGGTCAGCGTGGACGGCGCGAAGATCGCCACCGGACGGGACTTCGGCCCGGACGGCAGGTTGCGCAACGCCGATGTGCGCCCGCTCGACGAGCAGGAGGCGCGCCGCCTGGCGGGCGCGCTCGCCGACGCGCAGCTGAGCGTGTCCAGCGTCGAGGAGAAGCCCTACACGCGGCGCCCCTACGCGCCGTTCATGACCTCCACGCTGCAGCAGGAGGCCAGCCGCAAGCTCCGCTTCTCCGCGGACCGCACGATGCGCACCGCGCAGCGGCTCTACGAGAACGGCTACATCACCTACATGCGGACCGACTCGACCACGCTGTCCGAGACGGCGCTGAGCGCGGCCCGCAACCAGGCGCGGGACCTCTACGGCGACGACCACCTCTCGCCGCAACCCCGGCAGTACAACCGCAAGGTCAAAAACGCGCAGGAAGCGCACGAGGCGATCCGGCCCGCCGGGGACACCTTCCGCACGCCCGGCCAGGTCGCCAACGAGCTCGACGCCGACGGGTTCAAGCTCTACGAGCTGATCTGGCAGCGCACCATCGCCTCGCAGATGGCCGACGCGAAGGGCACCACGCTGTCGGTGCGCATCACCGGCACCGCCGCGGGCGGCGAGGAGTGCACGTTCGCCGCATCCGGGCGCACGATCACCTTCCCCGGCTTCCTGAAGGCCTACGTCGAGTCGGTGGACTCGGAGGCGGGCGGCGTCGCCGACGACGCGGAGTCCAGGCTGCCGCGGCTCGCACAGGACCAGCCGATCACCGCCGCCGAACTGGAGCCGGACGGGCACAGCACCAACCCGCCCGCCCGCTACACCGAGGCGAGCCTGGTCAAGGCGCTGGAAGAGCTCGGCATCGGCCGCCCGTCCACCTACGCCTCGATCATCAGCACCGTGCAGGAACGCGGCTACGTGTGGAAGAAGGGCTCCGCGCTGGTGCCGTCCTGGGTGGCGTTCGCCGTGGTGGGCTTGATGGAACAGCACTTCGGCCGGCTGGTGGACTACGACTTCACCGCCGCGCTGGAGGACGAGCTGGACCGCATCGCCGAGGGGCGCCAGCAGCGCACGAAGTGGCTGTCCGGCTTCTACTTCGGCGGCGAGGTCGGCCCGGACGACTCGATCGGCCGCGCCGGCGGGCTCAAGAAGCTGGTCGGTTCCAGCGTGGAGCAGATCGACGCGCGCGAGGTGAACTCGATCCCGATGTTCACCGACGACGAGGACCGCACGGTCTACGTCCGGGTCGGCAGGTACGGGCCGTACCTGGAGCGCCCGCTCGGCGACGACGAGTCGCAGCGCGCGAACCTGCCGGACGACCTGCCGCCGGACGAGCTCACCGCGCAGATCGCGGAGAAGCTGTTCGCGACGCCGATGGAGGGCCGCAGCCTCGGCACCGATCCGGAGTCGGGGCACGAGGTGCTGGCCAAGGAAGGCCGCTTCGGCCCGTACGTCACCGAGGTGCTGCCGGAGGGCGACAAGTCCAAGCCGCGCACCGGCAGCCTGCTCAAGTCGATGTCGCTGGACACCGTGACGCTCGAGGACGCGCTGAGGCTGCTGTCGCTGCCGCGGGTGGTCGGCACCGACCCCGACTCCGGCGAGGAGATCACCGCGCAGAACGGCCGCTACGGGCCGTACTTGAAGCGCGGCACCGATTCGCGGTCGCTGGAGACCGAGGAGCAGATCTTCACGGTCACGCTGGACGAGGCGAAGAAGCTCTACGCGCAGCCGAAGCAGCGCGGCAGGCGGGCCGCGGCGGCTCCGCTGCGCGAACTGGGCGACGAGCCGGACACCGGCAAGCCGCTGGTGATCAAGGACGGCCGGTTCGGGCCGTACGTCACCGACGGCGAGACGAACGCTTCGCTGCGCAAGGGCGATGACGTCGAGTCGCTGTCGATGGACCGCGCGACCGAACTGATCCAGGAACGCCGCGCGAAGGCTCCGCCGAAGAAGAAGTCGGCGCAGTCGAAGAGCAGCTCGTCGAAGAGCGCCCCCGCCAAGAGCGCCTCAGCCAAGAGCACCTCCGCCAAGAGCGCTGCGTCGAAGAGTTCCGCGTCGAAGAGCACGGCGTCCAAGAGCGGCTCCAAGAGCACGTCCGGCAAGAGCACCGCCAAGTCCGGCACGTCGGCGAAGTCGGGCACGTCGGCGAAGTCGGGCACGTCGGCGAAGTCGGGGACCTCCGCCAAGAGCACGGCATCGAAGAGCTCCACAGCCAAGACGAACGGCTCGAAGAGCACGTCGTCGCGCAGCACCGGCGCCCGCAGCAAGTCCGCGAAGAGCGACGAAACCGCGTCCTCGCAGTCCTGA
- a CDS encoding DNA polymerase III subunit delta', whose product MQESPDPVEGEVPPDTGVWADIVGQPAAVRTLLAAARAARLQIRGEPAPAGAMTHAWLFTGPPGSGRSVAARAFAAALQCTDPAADGDLPGCGHCSACRTVMSGTHADVRVVVPEGLTISVREMRELVQAAARRPTTGEWRVVLIEDSDRLTEGAANALLKAVEEPPDRTVFALCAPSDHPEDVPVTIRSRCRAVQLRTPLASAIAEVLRERDGIEDAMATWAASVCGGHIGRARRLATDSDARERRAKVLSVPAGLRRFSDVFTAAGGLVKSAETEAAAANEERDEAEKDELRTAMGAGGTGKGTAAANRGANAALRELEKRQKSRATRSQRDALDLALVDLAGFYRDVLVTRSRSAAPLNHPDYEADVVRAASEWSSESALRRLEAVLECRTALSRNVKPIIAVEAMAATLHRG is encoded by the coding sequence GTGCAGGAGTCCCCGGATCCGGTCGAGGGCGAGGTCCCGCCGGACACCGGCGTCTGGGCGGACATCGTCGGTCAGCCCGCCGCGGTGCGCACGCTGCTGGCAGCCGCCCGCGCCGCGCGGTTGCAGATCCGGGGTGAGCCGGCGCCGGCCGGGGCGATGACCCACGCGTGGTTGTTCACCGGACCGCCCGGATCCGGCCGTTCGGTGGCGGCTCGCGCCTTCGCGGCGGCACTGCAGTGCACGGACCCGGCCGCGGATGGTGACCTGCCGGGCTGCGGGCACTGCTCCGCCTGCCGCACGGTCATGTCCGGCACGCACGCGGACGTGCGCGTGGTCGTGCCGGAGGGCCTGACGATCTCGGTGCGCGAGATGCGCGAGCTCGTGCAGGCCGCGGCCCGCCGCCCGACCACCGGGGAATGGCGGGTCGTGCTCATCGAGGATTCCGACCGGCTGACCGAAGGCGCGGCGAACGCGCTGCTCAAGGCCGTCGAAGAACCTCCGGACCGCACGGTTTTCGCGCTGTGCGCGCCTTCGGACCACCCGGAGGACGTGCCGGTGACGATCCGCTCGCGGTGCCGCGCCGTGCAGCTGCGCACTCCGCTGGCGTCCGCGATCGCGGAGGTGCTGCGCGAACGGGACGGCATCGAGGACGCCATGGCCACCTGGGCCGCGTCCGTGTGCGGCGGACACATCGGTCGTGCGCGGCGGTTGGCGACAGATTCCGATGCGCGGGAGCGGCGCGCGAAGGTGCTCAGCGTCCCGGCCGGTCTGCGCCGGTTCTCCGATGTGTTCACCGCCGCCGGCGGGCTGGTGAAGTCCGCGGAGACGGAGGCGGCAGCGGCCAACGAGGAACGCGACGAAGCCGAGAAGGACGAGCTGCGCACCGCCATGGGAGCGGGCGGTACCGGTAAGGGAACCGCGGCGGCGAACCGCGGCGCGAACGCCGCGCTGCGCGAACTGGAGAAGCGGCAGAAGTCCCGGGCCACCCGTTCGCAGCGGGACGCGCTGGACCTGGCGCTGGTGGACTTGGCGGGGTTCTACCGGGACGTGCTGGTGACCCGGTCGCGTTCGGCCGCGCCGCTGAACCATCCGGACTACGAGGCGGATGTGGTGCGCGCGGCTTCGGAGTGGAGCTCGGAGTCGGCGCTGCGGCGGCTGGAAGCGGTGCTGGAGTGCCGCACGGCGCTGAGCCGCAACGTGAAGCCGATCATCGCCGTGGAGGCGATGGCCGCCACCTTGCACCGGGGCTGA